The genomic interval TATTCAGGGTGTGCATTTCAGTTTCTGCAAGTGCTGCACTGCACTGTGGTGACCCACTGGGCCAAACCTAGTCTCCGAGTCTGCAGGGTGGCTTCTGCTGAGCCTTAGCGGGAAGGAGGAAGCAGTTTTCTCTCTGTCAACACGAGAGTGACGGCCACAACGACGCCGGCGGTGgcgggggctctgtggaggactttgttttgctgctgcgCTGCTGTGAAGGCTGTAATCCTGCAAGGCATTAAGCGCTGCCGGTTTAACTCCACCAGAGAGGACCGCCAGACTGAGTCCGTCTGCATAGCAGGGAAGTGCTGGTGTTCTGATCTGGACGAGCTGATGAACTGtcagtgctttttaaaatgtgctcaGAGTACTTCagaggttggggggggggtgcagtgaAGCCAATCATGTCACTTTCTTTAAgcgcttttttaaaaaatcttcaTACACGAGGAGATGATGGGCCATTATTTTTTGACTAGAAATGGCAAACTAGAGAAAAGTATCATTTGGTGATAATCGTTCCCTTCTCGTGCCGCCGCTGACCAACGAACGGACATGACACAGGCGGCAAGCGTGTCCCTCAGTCTGATAAATATGCACGCCTGCGCCAACACGTGCGGACACAACAGTGATACTTGCTTTTGCTAGATGGTACCAGTGTGTGTTGCTTGCACATACAGTAGGTATAGATATATATGTGTACCGTACAATAACATCCTGTTTGTACAAAAGGCCTTCCTGACAGTTCAGTTAATGACGGGTCAGCGTGGACTCAGGCGCAGCCACACTCGTCCACGATCATGTTGGGCACGTCCCTCTTGATGATGTTGTATTCATCGTCAAAGTAGAGCAAAGACATCGTACTGAGCTTGGTCGGGATGCAGCAGGAGTTTACTGAGCCCGGGCTCATCCCCCGCATGCGGTACTGATTAACCACTGCGGTGTGGAAGGATGAAGCCGAGCCCGGCACGCCTGCCATGTAGGCCGGACAGCTGCCCTCACAGTAGTTACCGTAATAACCAGCTGGTGCAATGATCCAGTCGTTCCAGCCAATAAGCCGGAAGTCTATGTAGAACTGCTGCCGACAGCACAAGCCCCCGCTGGTGCCATCACAGTCGAGCCCTCGCTTTCTAATACGGTGCTTTCCATCCAGCTGTCGTGCGCGCACCACCAGGAAGGGCCGGTGGGATGGGTCGCTGGGGTCCACCAGCACGGGAGCCACGCCAGCTGTCTCACAGCCCTCGCAGTGGATCTCCAGGTCCTGCCTCCGGCTGCCCTTCCCAAACACAGCCCGCACCGCCTCTGAGAGCGGGAACGTATGCCAACCGCTGCGCTTCAGATCCACCCGCTTCTCCACCAGAACCCAGCGGCCTGTTCCTCCTCCGCCGCCACCGCCTCCTGGGCTTCCCTCTGCAGCACTCACAGCCCTGGCCTCTTGGTAGTGGATCTTGACTGTCACCTTCCTCCGGATGCCCTTCTCAGGACCCCCTGGAAGCACACGGAAATACAGCCACATGTTGGCCTGGGACACGTACAGGTTCTGGTTTCCCTCGTTGGAGATGAGGAAGTACAGGCTGGATTTGGAGGGTGTTTGCTCATCTGTTGGAAACGAAGAAACAGAAACTTAGTATCAGTCTTTTCCACCATATCTGGATACACAGAGGTAGAAAGTGCATTCTCATGCTGGCCTGGGAAATTCATGATTAACCTTAAAAATGATCGTCTGACTCTAATCATAGGATCCAAAGCTGGGAGTTTTGTGGACCTTTCAGCAGCATCGTATTGTTTTCAGTTCTCTGCTTATGAAAACGCTTCAGCAGTTATCACATGCCTGTAGTTTGAAACTTCAGTAACGTGATATCGCATCTGATCCAAGAGAGAGATAGGCGGACATGTGACAACTTAATCAACTTCTCGACAACAGAGCATGGGCTGCTGAACGCAACGACGTGAAGCTGGGAGGTCTTTGTTGTGCTATAACTGAACACACTTCTGTGGCTCCAGGAGAAAGGTTACTGACCTATAGACTGTTTTctgcactcacacagacacacaaacagagaaagtCCCCCAACAAGGGCACAGCTTTGTCTCTACAGATCTGTTTTCCCCTTGTTTTCCCTGTTCACCCTCAATCACTGTGTCAGGTGACCTTTGTGGCAGCTCCTGATAGGCCAACGGTGACAGGCCAGTTCTGGGATCAGGCCCAGTTGGCTTCAGGTCCAGTTTTGTAAGCGATGGggccaaaaagaaaagagagagaaggaaaagggaggaggaagatgaagggAAGGATGAAAGTGGAAGAGTTGGGAGGGTGGTGGACACGGCCAAGGCCTGCGGGGGGTTCATTGAGTTCACTGTTGGTGCCCAACCCAAGCCCCGCCTCCCACCCTACGCTACCCCATTTGCACCTCCTTCCAGCGGGAGCAACCTGAGAGTGACAGCACAAAGCTCCGAGTGAGGCAGTGGGAGAGCGCCGTGCTGCAGCCCGCCATTGAAACGCACGGCCTTCCAGAAAAAGCATGATGAGGCAAAAATAAAAGCCATTTACATGACACTGGCCACTTTCTACAGCGGCACAATGAGGAGATCCTGAGTGTCTAAAGGTGGCGCTGGGCTCTCCCTggcaccactttttttttttcttttaagcctCATGATGTCTTCCAAATTACCCCGAGGTAACCAGCAAGGTTTCTATTTCAGGAGATTTGCCACAATGTGCTCAAGCAGAGCTTTGAAAGCAGCTAAATGACTTTGTTTGCCGACTGATTACTGTGTGTCAGTGTCAACAGGTGGCCACCAAAGACAGGCCCCCTCTTTGAGGCGCCTGACGCCTCTTCCTCCTGTAAAGTGCAGCTTTACGTTCACTCAGGGGCCTGTTCAGACCAGCTCTCCATTCTCAGCACGTCAGCTGGGAACTCAcgcacacccacccacccccacggTGAGCAACGCTCCACACGGCCTGTCGGTAAAATATGATGGCGCACAGCGAGTACGTGTTCAAATCACCGTGAAACCAACATCGT from Archocentrus centrarchus isolate MPI-CPG fArcCen1 chromosome 21, fArcCen1, whole genome shotgun sequence carries:
- the LOC115800612 gene encoding inhibin beta B chain-like, with the translated sequence MSVYSVALSCLVACVLCVRCSSVPGTETQSSPQESCASCGFRAPDQSERMNIDFLEAVKRHILNRLQMRERPNITHPIPKAAMVTALRRLHAGKVREDGRVEIPSFDGQAAFNNEVQAETSEIISFAESDEQTPSKSSLYFLISNEGNQNLYVSQANMWLYFRVLPGGPEKGIRRKVTVKIHYQEARAVSAAEGSPGGGGGGGGTGRWVLVEKRVDLKRSGWHTFPLSEAVRAVFGKGSRRQDLEIHCEGCETAGVAPVLVDPSDPSHRPFLVVRARQLDGKHRIRKRGLDCDGTSGGLCCRQQFYIDFRLIGWNDWIIAPAGYYGNYCEGSCPAYMAGVPGSASSFHTAVVNQYRMRGMSPGSVNSCCIPTKLSTMSLLYFDDEYNIIKRDVPNMIVDECGCA